A single window of Microbaculum marinisediminis DNA harbors:
- the ureG gene encoding urease accessory protein UreG, giving the protein MTNSPHGPLRVGIGGPVGSGKTALMEALCKAMRGTYDIAAITNDIYTKEDALILTRAGALPVERILGVETGGCPHTAIREDASINLAAVAEMRGRFPDLDLVLIESGGDNLAATFSPELADITIYVIDVAAGEKIPRKGGPGITRSDLLVINKIDLAPLVGASLEVMDSDTKRMRGERPFVFTNLKTGEGLPTIIDFIEAAGGLKPAVGEDETTAVAASR; this is encoded by the coding sequence ATGACGAACTCTCCCCACGGACCCTTGAGAGTAGGCATCGGCGGACCGGTCGGCTCGGGCAAGACGGCGCTGATGGAGGCGCTGTGCAAAGCGATGCGTGGCACCTACGACATCGCCGCGATCACCAACGACATCTACACCAAGGAAGACGCGCTGATCCTGACCCGTGCCGGCGCGTTGCCCGTCGAGCGCATCCTCGGGGTGGAGACGGGTGGTTGCCCGCATACGGCGATCCGCGAGGATGCCTCGATCAATCTCGCCGCTGTCGCCGAAATGCGTGGCCGGTTTCCCGATCTCGACCTCGTGCTGATCGAGTCGGGCGGCGACAATCTGGCGGCAACGTTCTCGCCCGAGCTGGCCGATATCACGATCTACGTGATCGATGTCGCCGCCGGCGAGAAGATCCCGCGAAAGGGCGGGCCCGGGATCACCCGATCCGATCTCCTGGTCATCAACAAGATCGACCTGGCGCCGCTGGTCGGGGCGTCGCTCGAGGTGATGGATTCGGACACGAAACGGATGCGCGGTGAACGGCCCTTTGTCTTCACGAACCTGAAAACCGGCGAGGGGCTTCCGACCATCATCGACTTCATCGAGGCAGCCGGCGGGTTGAAGCCGGCCGTCGGAGAGGACGAAACCACGGCTGTCGCCGCCTCGCGTTGA
- a CDS encoding HupE/UreJ family protein → MMTGRLAFVLALLAATPALAHVGAGATSGFALGFAHPLLGPDHLLAMVGVGLWAGLVGGSAHWVWPAAFVGVMIAGGVMGMTDVPLSFVEPAILASVIAVGAAVALAARAPVWLGALVVGGFAMFHGHAHGTEIPETAAGFDYLAGFALATAILLGVGAAITIVPARFRVSSVLVRSLGAGVAFAGAALAVG, encoded by the coding sequence ATGATGACTGGAAGACTCGCTTTCGTTCTGGCTTTGCTCGCCGCGACGCCGGCGCTCGCCCATGTCGGGGCCGGCGCGACGTCCGGGTTCGCGTTGGGCTTCGCCCATCCGCTACTCGGCCCCGACCACTTGCTCGCGATGGTCGGTGTCGGGCTCTGGGCCGGGCTCGTCGGTGGTTCGGCGCATTGGGTATGGCCGGCCGCATTTGTCGGCGTGATGATTGCCGGCGGGGTCATGGGCATGACCGATGTGCCGTTGTCGTTCGTCGAGCCGGCGATCCTCGCCTCGGTAATCGCGGTGGGCGCGGCGGTTGCGCTGGCCGCCCGGGCGCCGGTCTGGCTCGGGGCGCTGGTGGTCGGCGGTTTCGCGATGTTCCACGGCCATGCGCACGGCACGGAAATCCCCGAGACCGCGGCGGGCTTCGACTATCTGGCGGGATTCGCGCTGGCGACCGCAATCCTTCTTGGCGTCGGGGCCGCAATCACCATCGTACCTGCGCGCTTCCGTGTATCGTCAGTGCTCGTGCGCAGTCTCGGAGCGGGCGTTGCCTTCGCGGGAGCGGCACTCGCCGTCGGCTGA
- a CDS encoding urease accessory protein UreF, with protein MTVTAMVDRQVLDPAALYRLMAWLSPSFPVGAFSHSHGLEWAVETGDVVDAASLEAWVGQILRFGAGRQDAILFAATWRAMIAGDRRRLDEIAELAAALSPSKERAVETLSQGKAFVLATEAAWPAAGAPSPDGDLAYPVAVGIAAGRHGIPLDASLVAYLHAFAANIVSAGVRLIPLGQTDGQKVTAALEPVVAEVAAEAETATLEDLGGCVFFADIASMRHETQYTRLFRT; from the coding sequence ATGACGGTGACGGCGATGGTTGACCGGCAGGTCCTCGACCCCGCGGCTCTCTACCGGCTGATGGCCTGGCTCTCCCCGTCCTTTCCCGTGGGCGCCTTCTCGCACAGCCACGGCCTCGAATGGGCTGTCGAGACCGGCGATGTCGTCGACGCGGCAAGCCTTGAGGCCTGGGTCGGGCAGATCCTCCGCTTTGGCGCCGGCCGGCAGGATGCGATCCTGTTTGCCGCGACCTGGCGGGCGATGATCGCGGGCGACAGGCGGCGGCTGGACGAGATCGCCGAGCTCGCGGCGGCGTTGTCGCCATCGAAGGAGCGCGCCGTCGAGACCCTGTCTCAGGGAAAGGCGTTCGTGCTTGCCACCGAAGCGGCGTGGCCTGCGGCCGGCGCGCCGTCGCCGGATGGCGATCTCGCGTATCCGGTCGCGGTCGGTATCGCGGCCGGGCGGCACGGTATCCCGCTCGACGCCTCCCTCGTCGCCTATCTGCACGCCTTCGCGGCGAACATCGTCTCGGCGGGCGTCCGGCTGATACCGCTCGGCCAGACCGACGGGCAGAAGGTAACGGCCGCTCTCGAGCCCGTCGTCGCAGAGGTCGCGGCGGAGGCGGAGACGGCGACCCTCGAAGATCTCGGCGGCTGCGTTTTTTTCGCCGACATCGCGTCGATGCGACACGAAACCCAGTACACGAGGCTGTTCAGGACATGA